One part of the Desulfovibrio desulfuricans genome encodes these proteins:
- a CDS encoding 5-formyltetrahydrofolate cyclo-ligase, translating into MPHIAPQGKSRLPSNATPPAPVPPSQSVNQPDAPPTSLAGNLSGELSDATAQARNDVRKVMRRLRAEQSPQLAEIRSEAAQSRLMESALWKNARSVALYVGVRGELGTQALLRAAWQAGVLVWLPRVRRSEPGFMDFVACSGPDQLRPGPLGLLEPHDSLPGFGPEAAGGSGAGEAHPLAPDLALLPGVAFDLAGGRLGYGGGYYDRFLEKGFTCPRVGLCFEFQLVESLPLAPWDQRVNYICTEERMLCL; encoded by the coding sequence ATGCCACACATTGCACCACAAGGAAAGAGCCGCTTGCCCTCCAATGCCACGCCCCCCGCGCCTGTGCCGCCCAGCCAGTCAGTGAATCAGCCGGATGCTCCGCCAACGAGTTTGGCGGGCAATCTTTCTGGCGAGTTGTCCGATGCTACGGCTCAGGCCAGAAACGATGTGCGTAAAGTTATGCGCCGTCTGCGGGCGGAGCAGTCGCCCCAGTTGGCCGAAATCCGCAGCGAGGCGGCGCAGAGCAGGCTGATGGAATCCGCCCTGTGGAAGAATGCCCGCTCCGTGGCCCTCTATGTGGGCGTCAGGGGCGAGCTTGGCACGCAGGCCCTGCTGCGCGCAGCGTGGCAGGCCGGTGTGCTTGTGTGGCTGCCGCGTGTGCGGCGCAGCGAACCGGGATTTATGGATTTTGTGGCCTGCAGCGGCCCGGATCAGTTGCGGCCCGGCCCTCTCGGCCTGCTTGAACCGCACGATTCCCTGCCCGGTTTCGGGCCGGAAGCAGCGGGCGGCAGCGGCGCGGGGGAAGCACACCCACTTGCCCCCGATCTTGCGCTCCTGCCCGGCGTGGCCTTTGATCTCGCTGGCGGGCGGTTGGGCTATGGCGGCGGCTATTACGACCGCTTTCTGGAAAAAGGATTCACCTGCCCCCGCGTGGGCCTGTGTTTTGAATTTCAGCTTGTGGAATCCCTGCCCCTGGCCCCCTGGGACCAGCGGGTCAACTACATATGTACTGAAGAGCGTATGCTGTGTCTGTAA
- a CDS encoding polyphenol oxidase family protein, with protein MSVSYIPFVFPGVPQVRCAFQTRAGGVSLGEFGGGNIAFTVQDNPEHVIANRRSLLEGLRPQGMTAWAELMQVHGDGFVFEPEAVACETPVTAEGDGMATARPGLGLLIKTADCQPILIAHKSGAYIAAMHAGWRGNRCDFPITGVARFCERYGLEPRDLLAVRGPSLGPGKAEFVNFDKEWGDPYLPWFDASSKTMDLWGLTRHQLERAGLLPRNIYGLDICTASNNEQFFSYRCARRSGRQASLVWIAA; from the coding sequence GTGTCTGTAAGCTATATTCCCTTTGTTTTCCCCGGTGTTCCGCAGGTGCGTTGCGCCTTTCAGACCCGCGCCGGAGGCGTGAGCCTTGGCGAGTTTGGCGGCGGCAACATTGCTTTTACCGTGCAGGATAACCCCGAACACGTCATTGCCAACCGCCGCAGCCTGCTGGAAGGCCTGCGCCCGCAAGGCATGACCGCCTGGGCCGAACTGATGCAGGTGCACGGCGACGGTTTTGTTTTTGAGCCGGAGGCCGTGGCCTGCGAAACGCCCGTCACGGCGGAAGGCGACGGCATGGCCACAGCGCGTCCCGGCCTTGGTCTGCTTATTAAAACGGCAGACTGCCAGCCCATCCTTATTGCCCACAAAAGCGGCGCGTATATCGCCGCCATGCATGCGGGCTGGCGGGGCAACCGCTGCGATTTCCCCATCACGGGCGTAGCCCGCTTCTGCGAGCGTTATGGTCTTGAACCGCGCGATCTGCTGGCAGTGCGCGGCCCCAGCCTCGGGCCGGGCAAGGCGGAATTTGTCAATTTTGACAAGGAGTGGGGCGACCCCTACCTGCCCTGGTTTGACGCCAGCAGCAAAACCATGGATTTGTGGGGCCTCACGCGGCACCAGCTTGAGCGCGCGGGTCTTTTGCCGCGCAATATCTACGGGCTGGACATCTGCACCGCCAGCAACAACGAGCAGTTTTTTTCCTACCGCTGCGCCAGACGCTCGGGCCGTCAGGCCAGCCTTGTGTGGATAGCAGCCTGA